From the genome of Papaver somniferum cultivar HN1 chromosome 2, ASM357369v1, whole genome shotgun sequence, one region includes:
- the LOC113350318 gene encoding thermospermine synthase ACAULIS5-like, with the protein MGSGGAVEILSSNNDHVHVVNAVPYPQCVIRNDINQNLISKMNNSNQEIILKNNNFNTKIEMNSNGDCDIDDADDKECSWYEEEIDDYLKWSFALNSTLHKGTSKYQDIALLDTKHFGKILVIDGKMQSAENDEFIYHECLIHPPLLHHPNPKTVFIMGGGEGSAAREILKHRSIDKVVMCDIDQEVVDFCRKHLTMNWDAFCNPKLHLVIDDAKAELERRQEKFDLIVGDLADPVEGGPCYQLYTKSFYEQILKPKLNPNGIFVTQAGPAGVLTHKEVFSSIYNTLRHVFKHVVAYTAHVPSFADTWGWVMASDEPFVLDAKQIDSRIEERINGELEYLNGASLISCTTMNKSVHLSLMNETHVYTEESARFIHGHGMGTFKA; encoded by the exons ATGGGTAGTGGAGGAGCGGTAGAGATTTTGAGTTCAAATAATGAtcatgttcatgttgttaatGCTGTTCCATATCCTCAGTGTGTCATTAGAAATGATATTAATCAAAATTTGATTAGTAAAATGAATAATAGTAATCAAGAGATTATtttgaaaaataataattttaatactaAGATTGAGATGAATAGTAATGGAGATTGTGAtattgatgatgctgatgataagGAATGTAGCTGGTATGAAGAAGAGATTGATGATTATCTTAAATGGTCTTTTGCTCTTAACAG TACTTTGCACAAAGGAACCAGTAAGTATCAAGACATAGCACTCTTGGATACTAAACATTTTGGAAAG ATTTTGGTGATTGACGGGAAGATGCAAAGTGCTGAGAATGATGAATTTATCTACCATGAGTGCTTGATCCACCCTCCTCTCCTTCACCACCCCAA TCCAAAAACAGTGTTCATCATGGGAGGAGGAGAAGGTTCAGCTGCCAGAGAAATCTTGAAGCACAGAAGTATCGACAAAGTTGTCATGTGTGATATTGACCAA GAGGTGGTTGATTTTTGCCGCAAGCATCTGACTATGAACTGGGATGCATTTTGCAATCCAAAGCTTCATCTTGTTATTGACGATGCCAA GGCTGAATTGGAGAGGAGACAAGAGAAGTTTGATTTGATTGTGGGTGATTTAGCTGATCCAGTTGAAGGAGGACCTTGTTATCAACTCTACACAAAATCTTTCTATGAACAAATTCTTAAGCCTAAGCTCAATCCTAATGGCATCTTTGTTACTCAG GCCGGACCGGCTGGTGTTCTGACCCACAAGGAGGTTTTTTCTTCCATATACAACACCTTGAGACATGTTTTTAAGC ATGTGGTGGCATACACGGCCCATGTGCCTTCTTTTGCTGATACTTGGGGTTGGGTTATG GCCTCCGATGAACCATTCGTGCTCGATGCCAAGCAAATCGACAGCAGAATTGAGGAGAGAATCAATGGTGAATTGGAATATCTCAATGGGGCTTCCCTTATCTCTTGTACCACCATGAACAAGAGCGTTCACCTTTC GTTGATGAATGAAACTCATGTTTATACGGAGGAAAGTGCAAGATTCATTCATGGACATGGGATGGGTACTTTTAAAGCTTGA